One Streptomyces hundungensis DNA segment encodes these proteins:
- a CDS encoding IS3 family transposase (programmed frameshift) encodes MALKDYSDEFKADAVALYESTPGATYKSIAADLGINRATLREWVLRDRERRGVTAAPARPASPPAAIASADPDERVRRLEARVAELEASERKLATERDILRKAAKYFAGGDELVSRFQFVHDHRNTYEVKRLCHVLDVSRSSYYKWCAGAEARAARQRQDVALVKEIRRVHGESGGAYGSPRVTAELRENGHRVNEKRVARVMRAFSITGIRLRRRVRTTVPDPAAGTVPDLFGRDFTATEPGRKLMGDITYLPLQGGKFLYLATVLDCFSRKIVGWSIADHMRTDLVADALRMAARTRGSLEGAVFHSDHGAQYGSRAYAGLCDQLGVTRSMGAVGTSADNAACESFHASLKRETLQGDHDYGDATTCRRTVFAWLTRYNTRRRHSTNGHLSPDAYERRHHKAKLTLAA; translated from the exons ATGGCGCTGAAGGACTACTCGGACGAATTCAAGGCCGATGCCGTGGCCCTGTACGAGTCCACACCCGGGGCGACGTACAAGAGCATCGCCGCTGACCTGGGCATCAACCGGGCGACCCTGCGCGAGTGGGTGCTGCGGGACCGCGAACGCCGTGGCGTCACCGCCGCACCTGCGCGGCCTGCCTCTCCGCCGGCGGCGATCGCGTCCGCTGACCCGGACGAGCGGGTCCGCCGCCTGGAGGCGCGGGTGGCCGAGCTCGAGGCGAGTGAGCGCAAGCTCGCGACCGAGCGGGACATCCTGCGCAAGGCGGCCAAGTATTTCGCCGGAG GAGACGAACTGGTGAGCCGCTTCCAGTTCGTCCACGACCACCGGAACACCTATGAGGTGAAGCGGCTCTGCCACGTCCTGGACGTCAGCCGGTCCAGCTACTACAAGTGGTGCGCCGGCGCCGAAGCCCGCGCCGCCCGGCAGCGCCAGGACGTGGCCCTGGTCAAGGAGATCCGCCGGGTTCACGGCGAGTCCGGCGGCGCCTACGGCTCCCCGCGGGTGACCGCCGAGCTCCGCGAGAACGGCCACCGAGTCAACGAGAAGCGGGTCGCCCGGGTCATGCGGGCGTTCTCGATCACCGGGATCCGCCTGCGCAGACGGGTCCGCACGACCGTCCCGGACCCGGCCGCGGGGACCGTCCCCGACCTGTTCGGCCGGGACTTCACCGCCACCGAGCCCGGGCGCAAGCTCATGGGCGACATCACCTATCTCCCGCTCCAGGGAGGGAAGTTCCTCTACCTCGCGACGGTGCTGGACTGCTTCAGCCGCAAAATTGTCGGCTGGTCCATCGCCGACCACATGCGCACGGACCTGGTCGCCGACGCGTTGCGGATGGCCGCCCGCACCCGCGGCTCACTGGAAGGCGCGGTCTTTCACTCCGATCACGGAGCCCAGTACGGATCCAGGGCCTACGCCGGCCTCTGCGACCAGCTCGGGGTGACCCGGTCGATGGGCGCGGTCGGCACCAGCGCCGACAACGCCGCCTGCGAGAGCTTCCACGCCTCCCTGAAACGCGAGACCCTCCAGGGCGACCACGACTACGGCGACGCCACCACCTGCCGCCGCACCGTCTTCGCCTGGCTGACCCGCTACAACACCCGCCGCCGGCACTCCACCAACGGCCACCTCAGCCCCGACGCCTACGAACGACGACACCACAAAGCTAAACTCACGCTCGCCGCGTGA
- a CDS encoding MarR family winged helix-turn-helix transcriptional regulator: MDNPQPLDRVARIQADWRRERPDLDMSPQGVIGRLHRLANRLTEELRLVYGRYGLSEGEFDVLCALRRAGEPYERAPGELAAHTMVTTGAMTKRVDRLEQAGLVTRRRSDDDQRGRIVALTKPGRALIDQAFTDHMRNERRLLSLLTPAEAKALEGLLTTWISHVEKPCPPDIK, encoded by the coding sequence ATGGACAATCCGCAACCCCTGGATCGAGTGGCCCGCATCCAGGCCGACTGGCGCCGCGAGCGGCCCGACCTCGACATGTCCCCGCAGGGCGTGATCGGCCGACTGCACCGCCTGGCCAACCGTCTCACCGAGGAACTTCGCCTCGTCTACGGGCGCTACGGACTCAGCGAGGGAGAGTTCGACGTCCTGTGCGCACTGCGCCGCGCCGGTGAGCCCTATGAGCGCGCGCCCGGTGAACTCGCCGCACACACCATGGTCACCACCGGCGCGATGACGAAGCGAGTCGATCGCCTGGAGCAGGCTGGACTCGTCACCCGCCGTCGTTCCGACGACGACCAGCGCGGCCGGATCGTGGCCCTGACCAAGCCCGGTCGCGCTCTGATCGACCAGGCATTCACCGACCACATGCGCAACGAACGCCGCCTGCTGAGCCTGCTGACGCCCGCCGAGGCGAAGGCGCTCGAAGGACTGCTCACCACCTGGATCTCACACGTGGAAAAGCCATGTCCGCCCGACATCAAGTGA
- a CDS encoding EamA family transporter encodes MEANTRWVALTAVAPVAWGANYYVTHEFLPPDSPLYGAALRALPAGLVLLGLCRQRPRGAWWWRSAVLGLLNVSVFFVLVYAASQLLPSSIASTVMAVSPLAMMLIASVLVSERPGIAHLAGAAIGLGGVCLMLLTGTGGVSVPGVLASAAAMLVSSFGHILTKRWNAGSDVLASTAWQLTAGGLFLLPVAAAVEGPPPTLSTPALLAFGYVTLVATALAFAAWFTGLRHLPAGTVGLVGLLNPVTGVLLGTAVAGEALTAQQVCGLALVLVGVVLGRPTRAGRRGASRAPLQLPVPCGNQGTRKQGAAPIACRDE; translated from the coding sequence ATGGAAGCTAATACTCGGTGGGTGGCCCTGACCGCTGTCGCACCGGTGGCCTGGGGCGCCAACTATTACGTCACCCATGAGTTTCTGCCGCCCGACAGCCCCCTCTACGGGGCGGCTCTGCGAGCGCTGCCCGCCGGTCTCGTCCTGTTGGGGCTGTGCAGGCAGCGACCGCGCGGTGCGTGGTGGTGGCGCTCCGCCGTGCTCGGGCTGCTCAACGTGAGCGTCTTCTTCGTCCTCGTCTACGCCGCCTCACAGCTACTTCCGTCGAGCATCGCCTCGACCGTTATGGCGGTGTCCCCGCTCGCGATGATGCTCATCGCCTCGGTCCTGGTGTCCGAGCGGCCCGGCATCGCACACCTGGCCGGCGCCGCGATCGGGCTCGGCGGGGTCTGCCTCATGCTGCTCACGGGAACGGGAGGGGTGAGCGTGCCGGGAGTTCTTGCCTCGGCCGCGGCCATGCTCGTGTCATCCTTCGGCCACATCCTGACCAAGCGGTGGAACGCCGGTAGCGACGTGCTCGCCTCGACCGCTTGGCAGCTCACCGCCGGAGGGTTGTTCCTGCTGCCGGTCGCCGCAGCCGTGGAGGGCCCTCCGCCCACCCTCTCCACCCCGGCGCTCCTCGCGTTCGGCTACGTCACCCTCGTCGCCACCGCGCTCGCTTTCGCCGCCTGGTTCACCGGGCTACGGCACCTGCCCGCCGGGACCGTGGGCCTGGTCGGACTGCTCAACCCTGTCACAGGTGTACTGCTCGGCACGGCAGTGGCCGGAGAGGCGCTGACAGCCCAGCAGGTGTGCGGGCTGGCACTCGTCCTGGTCGGAGTTGTCCTGGGACGGCCTACACGCGCAGGGCGACGGGGCGCCAGTCGGGCTCCTCTACAACTTCCAGTCCCCTGCGGAAATCAGGGGACACGGAAGCAGGGAGCAGCGCCGATAGCCT